From Paenibacillus segetis, one genomic window encodes:
- a CDS encoding ABC transporter ATP-binding protein, with protein sequence MTETLPLVRVESLSKHYEVSRQGLLEEKQYVRAVDDISFDIGHGETFGLVGESGCGKSTTGQMLVHLLQHTKGNIYFGERDITNVSKNVMKSLRQELQIVFQDPYSSLNPKKQIGWLLEEPLIIHKIGDKTTRQQIVAEVLEQVGLDPSYLKRYPHELSGGQRQRVGIASALVLNPKFIVIDEAVSALDVSVQSQILNLLKELQHRRGLTYLFISHDLNVVQYMSDRVGVMYLGKIVEIFDVESGEEPLHPYTRALFSAIPNVKGERKERVLLKGDVPNPIHPPKGCTFHPRCPFAMEKCKQEAPQLHPFGLNHQVSCHLYEEAKVSR encoded by the coding sequence TATCAAGACAAGGACTGCTGGAAGAAAAACAATATGTTAGAGCCGTGGACGACATTTCTTTTGACATTGGCCATGGGGAGACCTTTGGTTTGGTTGGTGAAAGTGGCTGTGGTAAATCAACAACAGGTCAAATGCTTGTCCATCTGTTACAGCACACAAAGGGGAACATCTACTTTGGAGAACGGGATATTACGAATGTCTCGAAAAATGTGATGAAATCCCTGCGTCAGGAACTACAAATCGTATTCCAAGATCCGTATTCTTCGTTAAATCCAAAAAAACAAATCGGCTGGCTCTTAGAGGAGCCCCTAATTATTCATAAAATTGGTGATAAGACAACGAGACAACAAATTGTAGCGGAAGTGCTGGAACAGGTTGGATTGGACCCAAGCTATCTCAAACGGTACCCTCATGAATTAAGCGGTGGACAAAGGCAGCGGGTAGGGATCGCCTCCGCTTTGGTCTTGAATCCTAAGTTTATCGTGATCGATGAAGCGGTATCCGCCCTGGATGTATCGGTTCAGTCACAAATCCTAAATCTGCTGAAGGAGCTGCAGCATAGACGAGGATTAACCTATCTTTTTATTTCGCATGATCTCAATGTCGTTCAATATATGAGCGATCGGGTAGGCGTTATGTACCTAGGAAAAATAGTGGAAATATTCGATGTCGAGTCAGGTGAAGAGCCCCTTCATCCTTATACCCGGGCTCTATTCTCAGCTATACCCAACGTGAAAGGTGAAAGGAAGGAACGGGTCCTGCTAAAAGGGGATGTTCCTAATCCAATTCATCCGCCGAAGGGGTGTACATTTCACCCGAGATGCCCATTTGCGATGGAGAAGTGTAAGCAGGAGGCGCCCCAATTACACCCGTTTGGATTAAATCATCAAGTTAGCTGTCATTTATATGAGGAGGCGAAGGTTAGCCGATGA
- a CDS encoding metallophosphoesterase — MKIGVISDLHVDLNELPGESLIEEILLQVVRSSELNYLIIAGDISNDVGRSLAVLNMLQAQSGIPVLFVPGNHDYWSKDNGVTDTWEIYRQFQSFAGCLSEKPFELGDDWVVIGNSGWYDYTMGEPKYSFEDFEKMHAMDRTWQDSIYVKWDMSNRDIHRYFYQHLENELEKYRNKNIIMVTHMLTHPYFKAPIDHPQWQYFNAFLGSNEYTTLYHKYQVRYGIMGHVHYRKTYTEQETEMICACLGYRKEWRGTEAIKEIQDCLHIISL; from the coding sequence ATGAAAATAGGTGTTATATCAGATTTACATGTCGATCTAAACGAGCTGCCCGGAGAATCCCTTATTGAGGAGATATTGTTACAAGTAGTACGTTCAAGTGAACTTAATTATCTTATTATAGCTGGAGATATTTCCAATGATGTCGGCCGAAGTCTCGCTGTACTCAACATGCTGCAGGCACAGTCCGGTATCCCTGTTCTGTTCGTTCCAGGGAATCATGATTATTGGAGTAAAGATAACGGAGTGACGGATACATGGGAAATTTACAGACAATTTCAGTCCTTTGCAGGATGCTTGAGTGAAAAGCCGTTTGAGCTAGGGGACGATTGGGTCGTGATCGGAAACTCAGGTTGGTATGATTATACGATGGGTGAGCCGAAATACAGCTTTGAAGATTTTGAGAAAATGCATGCGATGGATCGGACATGGCAGGACAGTATTTATGTCAAATGGGATATGAGCAACCGTGACATTCATCGCTATTTCTATCAACATCTGGAGAATGAACTGGAGAAATACCGTAACAAGAACATCATTATGGTAACGCATATGCTAACTCATCCTTATTTCAAGGCACCTATTGATCACCCGCAGTGGCAGTATTTTAACGCCTTCCTAGGAAGCAATGAGTATACAACACTGTACCACAAATATCAGGTGCGTTATGGAATTATGGGACATGTCCACTACCGTAAAACATATACCGAACAGGAGACAGAGATGATCTGTGCCTGCTTAGGATATCGCAAGGAATGGAGAGGGACAGAAGCAATCAAAGAAATCCAGGATTGTCTGCATATCATATCTCTTTAA
- a CDS encoding beta-mannosidase has translation MTTMKLILNNWKFKACDDQEWLQATVPGCVHTDLLDNGIIADPFYGINEQNLQWIDKKDWEYEALFDADEQLLSHQHVELIFEGLDTYADVTLNGKAILSADNMFRTWKVDVQDLLQQHNNHLHITFRSPIAEDLPKLEALGYALPAPNDQSEGGGLADKKVSVFARKAPYHYGWDWGPRFVTSGIWREARLEAWSEVKINDLYMEQKEVTPQLAKLTAVIEIESDQAYSGLIRLSAKSLEWELDVDLRQGTNHINLEFEIANPQLWWSRGLGDPHLYEFKVEFTHAGNSLAERTVRTGLRTINLIRKKDEKGSSFYFELNGVPVFAKGANHIPNDSFASRVTKERYEHEIASAAMSNMNMLRVWGGGIYEQDVFYELCDEYGILVWQDFMFACSMYPGDEAFLHNVLIEAEENIKRLRNHPSIALWCGNNEMDSAWAHFDENAGWGWKQNYNEQQREQIWSDYEAIFHQLLPEAVSKLHHNVAYWPSSPLQALTENKDQHSHALSSTGDIHYWGVWHAAEPFENYNAKVGRFMSEYGFQSFPEEKSVYTYAEPSDMELESAVMLCHQRNNDGNRLIKQYMDMYLPEPKDFSSFLYMSQILQAEAMKTAIEAHRRNMPYCMGSLYWQINDCWPVASWASIDYHGRWKAAQYYIKNSMCDIMVSIDGSDPERADVHVASDVLTPTNCKLVLELFDFHGRLIKKVQQPLSVEPNTAALIRSESKADWIENSNHQEAVLRATLEQDGQVLDRKMHYFVPTNDCTLQSANITCKVEDEANGIYTLESDVLARGVWLTTQTEGIFSDNFFDLIPGQPVTVQFQARGKEGKPFSPSSAEHLIIRSMVDFIQ, from the coding sequence ATGACAACGATGAAGCTAATCCTGAATAACTGGAAGTTTAAAGCATGTGATGATCAAGAGTGGCTCCAGGCAACCGTACCCGGCTGTGTACATACTGATTTGCTGGATAACGGAATTATTGCTGACCCCTTTTACGGAATAAATGAACAAAATTTACAGTGGATCGACAAGAAGGACTGGGAATACGAGGCGCTGTTTGATGCCGATGAACAACTGCTGAGCCACCAGCACGTGGAGCTCATTTTTGAAGGACTCGATACTTACGCAGATGTTACTTTAAACGGTAAAGCCATACTTTCTGCCGACAATATGTTTCGTACTTGGAAAGTAGATGTGCAGGACCTATTGCAGCAACATAACAATCACCTTCACATCACCTTCCGTTCACCTATTGCTGAGGACTTACCGAAACTCGAAGCTCTGGGTTATGCTTTGCCAGCACCTAACGACCAGTCGGAAGGTGGAGGGTTAGCCGATAAAAAGGTCAGCGTATTTGCGCGTAAAGCCCCTTATCATTACGGCTGGGATTGGGGCCCTCGATTTGTCACGAGTGGTATTTGGCGTGAGGCCCGGCTCGAAGCTTGGTCCGAGGTGAAGATCAACGATCTATACATGGAGCAAAAAGAGGTCACCCCTCAGCTGGCGAAATTGACTGCTGTCATCGAAATAGAGAGCGATCAGGCCTACTCAGGTTTAATTAGACTGTCTGCCAAAAGCTTAGAATGGGAGTTAGATGTGGATCTCAGACAGGGAACCAACCACATCAACCTCGAATTCGAAATAGCTAACCCCCAATTATGGTGGTCACGTGGGTTAGGAGATCCACATCTCTACGAATTCAAAGTGGAATTTACTCACGCGGGCAATTCTCTCGCAGAACGGACTGTACGAACCGGTCTGAGAACCATCAACCTCATTCGGAAGAAGGATGAGAAGGGTAGTTCTTTTTACTTCGAGTTGAATGGTGTTCCGGTCTTCGCCAAAGGCGCTAACCATATTCCAAATGATAGCTTTGCTTCGCGGGTGACTAAAGAAAGATACGAGCACGAAATCGCCAGTGCCGCAATGAGCAACATGAATATGCTTCGCGTATGGGGCGGTGGCATCTATGAGCAAGATGTATTCTATGAATTGTGCGATGAATACGGAATACTCGTATGGCAAGATTTCATGTTCGCCTGCAGCATGTATCCTGGAGACGAAGCTTTTCTTCATAACGTTCTGATCGAAGCTGAGGAGAATATCAAACGTCTTCGGAACCATCCCTCTATCGCCTTATGGTGCGGTAACAACGAGATGGATTCCGCTTGGGCACATTTTGACGAGAATGCCGGATGGGGCTGGAAGCAAAATTATAACGAGCAGCAGCGAGAGCAAATTTGGTCTGATTATGAAGCTATCTTCCATCAGTTGCTACCCGAAGCGGTAAGCAAGTTACATCACAATGTAGCCTACTGGCCTTCCTCACCGCTGCAAGCTTTAACAGAGAATAAAGATCAGCATTCACATGCATTGTCTAGCACAGGCGACATTCATTATTGGGGAGTATGGCATGCAGCGGAGCCATTTGAGAATTACAATGCTAAAGTTGGACGGTTCATGAGTGAATACGGCTTCCAATCCTTCCCGGAGGAGAAATCCGTATACACATATGCCGAACCTTCTGATATGGAGCTGGAGTCTGCTGTCATGCTATGCCACCAACGTAATAATGACGGCAATCGACTGATCAAACAATACATGGATATGTATTTACCGGAGCCGAAGGATTTCTCCTCCTTCCTCTACATGAGCCAAATCCTTCAGGCAGAAGCCATGAAGACAGCGATCGAAGCCCACCGTCGGAACATGCCTTATTGCATGGGCTCTCTATACTGGCAAATCAATGATTGCTGGCCGGTAGCCTCTTGGGCAAGTATCGATTATCATGGTCGCTGGAAAGCCGCTCAATATTATATCAAGAACAGCATGTGTGACATCATGGTCTCCATTGACGGAAGTGATCCAGAACGTGCAGATGTTCATGTTGCGTCCGATGTCCTCACACCTACGAACTGCAAACTTGTGCTTGAACTATTTGACTTCCATGGTCGTTTGATAAAGAAGGTGCAACAGCCACTGAGTGTGGAACCAAATACTGCAGCTCTAATTAGATCTGAATCCAAAGCGGATTGGATCGAGAATAGTAACCATCAAGAAGCCGTGCTTCGAGCAACATTGGAACAAGACGGTCAAGTGTTGGATCGCAAAATGCACTATTTTGTCCCCACTAATGACTGTACACTTCAAAGTGCAAACATTACATGCAAAGTAGAAGATGAAGCCAATGGTATCTACACGCTAGAAAGTGATGTTCTTGCCAGAGGAGTATGGTTGACGACCCAAACTGAAGGCATCTTTAGCGACAACTTTTTTGACCTAATTCCAGGTCAACCTGTCACTGTGCAATTCCAGGCAAGGGGCAAGGAAGGTAAGCCATTCTCTCCTTCTTCAGCGGAACATCTTATCATCCGATCCATGGTGGATTTCATTCAATAA
- a CDS encoding LacI family DNA-binding transcriptional regulator — protein MKRKMTSLDIANRLGLSRTTVSKALNGHEGIPDSTRERVLNVAAEIGYKHYGREMSLGVDGSKAKAVSGMPDASPAALRTIALLMDRGMAQQGYWVDVLRGVEEAASQNDCTMVLHFISPQDCMELKIPHSLGQREIDGIIAAGLFSKDYVKVLTALGLPTVQIDCHADVHTKDMICDTVMMESEQSVYELTNHLISLGHTRIGFIGDIQNCLSFHERWFGFTRALIHANLPLLQSCCAITPVPGHYFDIQEVSGSLEVMPELPSAFVCANDLVARQVKKWLLSQGLRVPRDVSITGFDLLSTGEESGGGNELTSVRVNGSNIGARAFEQLLWRAQRRNRPAENIRLACSVEIGDSTSFIASNPKD, from the coding sequence GTGAAAAGGAAAATGACTTCGCTGGATATTGCCAACCGCCTTGGATTGTCACGGACCACGGTCTCCAAAGCCTTAAATGGGCATGAGGGAATACCGGATTCGACACGTGAACGAGTGTTAAATGTGGCTGCTGAAATTGGGTATAAACACTATGGGAGAGAGATGTCTCTTGGTGTTGATGGCTCTAAAGCTAAGGCGGTATCCGGTATGCCGGATGCATCTCCAGCGGCATTACGAACGATTGCTCTCCTTATGGATAGGGGGATGGCCCAGCAAGGATATTGGGTAGATGTGCTAAGAGGAGTGGAAGAAGCAGCAAGTCAGAACGATTGCACGATGGTATTACACTTTATTTCACCTCAAGATTGTATGGAATTGAAGATTCCTCATTCTTTGGGTCAAAGAGAAATCGATGGAATCATTGCCGCGGGGTTATTTTCAAAGGATTATGTCAAAGTTTTAACAGCGTTAGGTCTTCCAACGGTACAGATAGATTGCCATGCTGATGTCCACACGAAGGATATGATATGTGATACGGTGATGATGGAGAGTGAGCAAAGTGTATACGAACTTACCAACCATTTAATCTCTCTTGGTCATACCAGAATTGGATTCATTGGTGATATCCAGAATTGCCTTTCATTTCATGAGCGATGGTTTGGTTTCACGCGGGCTTTGATCCATGCTAACTTACCTCTGTTACAGTCATGCTGTGCTATAACACCTGTACCTGGGCACTATTTCGATATTCAGGAGGTTAGTGGTTCATTGGAAGTCATGCCGGAGCTTCCGAGTGCATTCGTATGTGCGAACGATCTGGTTGCTAGACAGGTAAAGAAATGGCTGTTGTCTCAAGGTCTTAGGGTACCTAGAGATGTATCGATAACTGGTTTTGATCTGCTGAGTACTGGAGAGGAATCCGGCGGCGGTAATGAGCTGACATCAGTTAGGGTAAACGGCAGCAATATTGGCGCAAGAGCGTTTGAGCAACTATTATGGCGGGCTCAGCGTAGAAATCGCCCAGCCGAGAATATTCGCCTTGCTTGTTCTGTGGAAATAGGAGACTCAACCTCATTTATAGCTTCAAATCCGAAAGATTGA
- the ade gene encoding adenine deaminase yields the protein MNAQQRKPLYDVSNVLADVAIGKSKAELVIKNGTLVNVYSGELLSHIDVAVAQGRIAFVGDASHTIGDNTTVIDASGRFIAPGLMDAHMHVESTMLTVTEFAKAALAKGTTAIFMDPHEIANVFGTEGVKWMHEEGRGLPLKVYTTFPSCVPATDDLEDAGATLEVSDITEGMTWDGVEGLGEVMNFPGVVYGDPKMAGEIAATLKAGKTVTGHFPAEDEPMLQAYIASGASSCHETVTKEQALLKLRLGMHLMVREGSAWQDVKEVIKVVTEDHVRSDNIMLVTDDAYPQTLVEKGHLNHVVHRTIEEGVDPITAIQMGTINTARYFKLDGDIGGIAPGKCADILLIDDLRQMEPSTVITDGDVVFDHGELKAQFPTYVYPDKALDSIHLARPLQPSDFLLSSDIEQGETKVHVIDVIENSARTVKTTATLKVSGGIIQPDLEADVIQLACIERHKGTGDISLAFARGFKLQRGAVASTVAHDSHNLIVMGTNPEDMAFAANELAKLGGGMIVVLDGQILAAVPMAIAGLISDQSLETVVAQVNQLEEAWRTLGCSMNAPFMTFSLIALPVIPEIRISNRGLVDVTQFKLIPVEITE from the coding sequence ATGAATGCACAGCAAAGAAAACCATTATATGACGTCAGTAACGTATTAGCTGATGTAGCTATAGGAAAAAGTAAAGCTGAACTCGTCATTAAGAACGGAACATTGGTTAACGTATACTCAGGTGAACTGTTGAGCCACATCGACGTAGCAGTAGCCCAAGGAAGAATTGCATTCGTCGGAGATGCCTCTCATACGATCGGAGATAATACTACTGTTATTGATGCATCTGGGCGCTTTATTGCCCCAGGCCTTATGGACGCCCATATGCATGTTGAGAGCACGATGCTTACCGTTACTGAATTCGCCAAAGCCGCGCTAGCTAAAGGTACAACTGCAATATTCATGGATCCGCACGAGATCGCTAACGTATTTGGGACCGAAGGTGTTAAATGGATGCACGAGGAAGGACGCGGACTCCCTCTTAAGGTATACACAACTTTCCCTTCTTGTGTCCCTGCCACAGACGACTTGGAAGATGCAGGAGCTACATTAGAAGTATCCGATATCACCGAAGGTATGACTTGGGACGGCGTTGAGGGTCTTGGTGAAGTAATGAACTTCCCCGGTGTAGTCTATGGCGATCCTAAAATGGCTGGAGAAATCGCAGCAACTCTGAAAGCAGGCAAGACCGTAACCGGACATTTTCCTGCTGAAGATGAGCCCATGTTGCAAGCGTATATCGCTAGTGGCGCAAGCTCATGTCATGAAACTGTAACCAAAGAACAGGCGTTACTTAAGCTTCGCTTAGGAATGCATCTTATGGTTCGTGAAGGCTCCGCTTGGCAAGACGTCAAGGAAGTCATCAAGGTTGTGACTGAGGATCATGTACGCTCCGACAACATCATGCTCGTAACAGATGATGCGTACCCACAAACACTGGTTGAAAAAGGCCACCTCAATCATGTTGTACACCGGACAATCGAGGAAGGCGTTGACCCCATTACCGCAATTCAAATGGGGACTATCAATACAGCTCGCTATTTCAAATTAGATGGCGACATTGGCGGTATAGCACCTGGTAAATGTGCCGACATCCTATTGATCGATGATCTACGCCAGATGGAACCCTCAACGGTTATCACGGATGGTGATGTTGTATTTGATCATGGCGAACTTAAAGCCCAGTTTCCAACCTACGTCTATCCCGATAAGGCCCTCGATTCCATTCATTTAGCACGGCCGCTTCAACCTTCTGACTTCCTGCTCTCCAGCGACATAGAACAAGGAGAAACAAAGGTTCATGTTATTGATGTTATCGAGAACAGTGCCCGGACAGTCAAGACGACTGCAACGCTTAAGGTATCTGGTGGGATCATTCAACCGGACCTTGAAGCAGATGTGATCCAATTGGCCTGCATAGAGCGTCATAAGGGAACGGGCGATATTTCACTAGCCTTCGCTAGAGGCTTCAAGCTTCAACGAGGAGCGGTTGCCTCAACCGTAGCTCATGATAGTCACAACCTGATCGTTATGGGGACAAATCCTGAAGATATGGCCTTTGCCGCCAATGAGCTCGCGAAGCTTGGTGGTGGGATGATCGTCGTTCTAGACGGTCAGATCCTCGCTGCAGTACCTATGGCCATCGCTGGTCTGATATCAGATCAGTCTTTGGAGACCGTTGTAGCACAGGTTAATCAATTAGAAGAAGCTTGGAGAACACTTGGTTGTTCCATGAACGCACCCTTCATGACCTTCTCACTGATCGCTCTGCCTGTCATTCCCGAAATCCGCATTTCAAACCGTGGGCTGGTTGATGTCACTCAATTCAAGCTCATTCCAGTTGAAATCACGGAATAA
- the clpP gene encoding ATP-dependent Clp endopeptidase proteolytic subunit ClpP, with the protein MSYIPMVVEQSNRGERAYDIYSRLLKDRIIFLGSQVNDVVANSIIAQMLFLDAEDPGKDISLYINSPGGSITAGMAIYDTMQFIKSDVSTICVGLAASMGAFLLNAGAPGKRYALPNSEIMIHQPLGGAEGQATDIEIRARRILKMRDKLNHILAERTGQPLERIEKDTDRDYFMSAAEAKEYGLVDKVIEKITPPQGV; encoded by the coding sequence GTGAGTTATATTCCAATGGTCGTCGAACAAAGTAACCGCGGGGAGCGCGCCTACGACATCTATTCCAGACTGCTTAAAGACCGAATCATATTCCTCGGCTCCCAGGTCAATGACGTAGTCGCTAACTCCATTATTGCTCAAATGCTATTCCTGGATGCGGAAGATCCGGGCAAAGATATCAGTCTCTATATCAACAGCCCTGGTGGCTCGATTACAGCCGGTATGGCTATCTACGACACCATGCAGTTCATTAAATCTGATGTATCCACAATTTGCGTGGGGCTCGCCGCTTCAATGGGAGCTTTCTTGCTAAATGCAGGTGCACCAGGCAAGCGTTATGCGCTGCCGAATAGTGAAATTATGATTCACCAACCACTCGGCGGAGCCGAAGGACAAGCGACAGATATTGAAATTCGTGCACGCCGCATCTTGAAGATGCGCGACAAGCTGAATCATATCTTGGCAGAGCGTACAGGACAGCCGTTGGAACGGATCGAGAAGGATACCGACCGCGACTACTTCATGAGTGCAGCAGAAGCAAAAGAGTACGGACTAGTAGACAAAGTTATTGAGAAGATCACTCCTCCACAAGGAGTATAA
- a CDS encoding sugar-binding transcriptional regulator has translation MRNILEMQQQLLPDLMEILKKRYTILHQIMLSDVIGRRTLATSLNMTERVLRAETDLLKAQGLIEIENIGMRISDSGRTLLEKLEPVVKDIFGLANLEEKIRKAYGLQKVVVIAGDCETSPLIKRELGRAGAKALLRVMQDGDVVAVTGGSTMAEVAEQLTPSANAVLKQSWFVPARGGLGESLEIQANTIASGMAKRLGAGYSLLHVPDLLGKEAYQSLVHDPNIHDIVGMIRKARIVVHGIGDAMEMARRRKMELPMVEDLQKDGALAESFGYYFDEEGVVVHKMLTLGLRLEDIMKTDIVIGIAGGKSKAKAIHAVLKFGHEGILVTDEAAAMEIVSELENKNRQQEHNAM, from the coding sequence ATGCGTAATATTTTAGAAATGCAACAGCAGCTTCTTCCTGATCTCATGGAAATTCTCAAGAAAAGGTACACCATACTTCACCAGATCATGTTATCTGACGTAATTGGCCGTAGAACTTTGGCAACCTCACTGAACATGACGGAACGTGTGTTACGTGCTGAAACGGATCTCCTGAAGGCTCAAGGCCTGATTGAAATTGAGAATATAGGCATGAGAATCAGCGATTCGGGCAGGACACTGCTGGAGAAACTGGAACCGGTAGTGAAGGATATTTTTGGCCTGGCTAATTTGGAAGAGAAGATTCGTAAGGCCTATGGCCTGCAGAAAGTAGTAGTTATTGCAGGTGATTGTGAGACTTCGCCACTTATCAAGCGTGAGCTTGGGCGGGCAGGAGCGAAGGCGCTATTACGAGTGATGCAAGATGGTGACGTTGTTGCCGTTACTGGCGGTTCAACAATGGCAGAGGTCGCAGAACAATTAACACCTTCGGCTAATGCAGTGCTGAAACAAAGCTGGTTCGTACCGGCAAGAGGCGGACTCGGCGAAAGTCTTGAGATTCAGGCCAACACGATTGCTTCCGGAATGGCAAAGAGACTTGGGGCAGGCTATAGTCTGCTACATGTACCCGATTTGTTAGGGAAGGAAGCCTATCAGTCGCTTGTGCACGATCCAAATATCCATGATATTGTGGGCATGATCCGTAAAGCTAGAATCGTAGTTCACGGTATCGGAGACGCCATGGAAATGGCACGACGTCGTAAGATGGAGTTGCCGATGGTTGAGGATTTGCAGAAGGATGGCGCTTTGGCGGAATCATTTGGCTACTATTTTGACGAAGAAGGCGTTGTGGTTCACAAAATGCTGACCCTGGGACTCCGGTTGGAAGACATCATGAAGACTGACATCGTTATTGGAATCGCAGGCGGCAAGAGTAAAGCGAAGGCGATTCATGCCGTACTGAAGTTCGGTCATGAAGGCATTCTTGTCACTGATGAAGCAGCAGCGATGGAAATCGTCAGTGAACTGGAGAACAAGAACAGACAGCAAGAGCACAATGCAATGTGA
- the gap gene encoding type I glyceraldehyde-3-phosphate dehydrogenase, translated as MSIKVGINGFGRIGRLAFRRIQNVEGIEVVAINDLTDAKMLAHLLKYDTTQGKFDGEVEVHDGFFKVNGKEVKVIANRNPEELPWGELGVDIVLECTGFFTTKEAAEKHIKAGAKKVVISAPATGDMKTVVYNVNHDVLDGTETVISGASCTTNCLAPMAKVLQDQFGIVEGLMTTIHAYTGDQNTLDAPHGKGDFRRARAAAENIIPNTTGAAKAIGLVIPELKGKLDGAAQRVPVATGSLTELVTVLEKNVTVDEINAAMKAASDPETFGYTEDEIVSSDIKGITFGSLFDATQTKVLTVGDKQLVKTVAWYDNEMSYTAQLVRTLELFAKIAK; from the coding sequence ATGAGTATTAAAGTTGGTATTAACGGTTTCGGACGTATTGGACGACTTGCTTTCCGTCGTATTCAAAACGTGGAAGGTATCGAAGTAGTAGCTATTAATGACCTGACTGACGCTAAAATGTTGGCTCATTTGTTGAAATATGATACAACTCAAGGTAAATTTGACGGCGAAGTTGAAGTTCATGACGGATTCTTCAAAGTAAATGGCAAAGAAGTTAAGGTTATTGCTAACCGTAACCCTGAAGAATTGCCATGGGGCGAGCTTGGCGTAGACATCGTACTAGAGTGCACAGGTTTCTTCACAACTAAAGAAGCTGCTGAGAAACACATCAAAGCTGGCGCTAAAAAAGTTGTTATCTCCGCACCTGCTACAGGCGACATGAAAACTGTTGTTTACAACGTTAACCATGACGTTCTTGATGGTACTGAAACAGTTATCTCTGGCGCATCTTGCACAACAAACTGCTTGGCTCCAATGGCAAAAGTTCTTCAAGATCAATTCGGTATCGTTGAAGGCTTGATGACTACAATCCACGCTTACACTGGCGACCAAAATACTTTGGATGCTCCACACGGCAAAGGTGACTTCCGTCGTGCTCGTGCAGCAGCTGAGAACATCATTCCTAACACAACTGGTGCTGCAAAAGCAATCGGTCTTGTTATCCCTGAATTGAAAGGCAAACTTGACGGTGCAGCTCAACGTGTGCCTGTAGCTACAGGTTCTTTGACTGAGTTGGTAACTGTTCTTGAGAAGAACGTAACTGTTGATGAAATCAACGCAGCAATGAAAGCAGCTTCCGATCCTGAAACTTTTGGATATACTGAAGATGAAATCGTATCTTCCGATATCAAAGGTATCACTTTTGGTTCCCTGTTTGATGCAACTCAAACTAAAGTATTGACTGTTGGCGACAAACAATTGGTTAAAACAGTTGCTTGGTATGACAATGAAATGTCCTACACAGCTCAATTGGTTCGTACTTTGGAATTGTTTGCAAAAATCGCTAAGTAA